ATTCCATTAAGCCATGAACTTTAACATTTAACGTGGCATTACTGGCCAGCCCTCTGACCACGATTTAAGTGTTGCCTGGGATGTGGAAGAGTTCTTCTTCGAACACGTAGGTTGGTGAAACGAGGACCACTTTAGTATGGCAAGCTGACCCCTGTTTGTTAACAGCTTAAGCCTCCAGTTGCCCAGATAAGCAGCAAATTACAGGCTATAAACTTccttagataaaaatattttacagaatgACCTTGAGGTAAAAGATTTGTTTTTCTATCATTTTGCCCACAATAGTCCTTTCTAGAGTCGATGTCCAAACTAAAAAGATAGATAAAAGATACGAAAGGTACAATAGAcgtgaaatataatatgtaattattatatgcGTCTCTTGTATGCATACAAAAAGTCTGTACGTATGTCGTGTAGTATGGAAAGATAGGGTGGTGGTAGAAGGATCAAAGGCAAAAAAGTAGTCAAAGTGACGTTAAAGATAAGACAAAACTACTACCTAATAGTGGAAAATGTATgttgaaatatcaaaaaactaATAACAGCATTATCAAGTTCTTCCAGATGAGGTGCTCAAGAATATTCTCAGCGTTAGGGCGATGCAAGCAGATTGACACCAACGATGACGCCACTCCTCTCAAGCGATGTCTCAGTCTGCTTGACCTGACGGCGCTGGGAACCGGCAGTACCCTCGGTCTGGGGGTGTACGTCCTCGCGGGTGCTGTTGCCAAGGATGTGGCAGGACCTGCTGTTACTATTAGCTTCTTGGTTGCTGCTGTTGCTTCAGCTTTGTCTGGTGAGTTCATTATTGAAGCAAAGCTTGTGGATTTAACACAGAACTGTATAACAGAACTTATGAACTAcctaataaatgaatattgcTGTTTATTTGATTCATTATATACAGGGACATAGttctacatttataaaataacctttaaaaatGTGGTGAAAATTTAAGTTTATGAAATGACCATCATAAACTTTACTGTGGTTTGAAAAGTTTTTTCCACTGACCGTCACAAACGTTATTATAGTTCTCATTGTATTGGTTTACGATCACAGAAATATTGCTTTTACTGTGGTTTCCAAGGCTTTTTTTCGCTGACCATCACATGCCAAATTATGCCTAACGAAAACTACCTAGTCTACCTACTCAGCAAATTAATGAACTCACAATATTATGAACTTTCCATTTTCAGCACTTAGTTACGCAGAATTCGCAGCTCGCGTCCCAAAAGCAGGTTCAGCATACGTGTACAGTTACGTGAGTGTCGGAGAGTTCATCGCCTTCACCATCGGCTGGAACCTCATCCTGGAGTACGTCATCGGCACGGCAGGCATTGCTAAAGGCATGGCCTTGTATATAGACAGTCTGTTCAATAATACTATGGAAAGGAGAATGATAGAAATTGCACCGATTCATGTGTCGTTTTTGGATGATTATCCCGATTTCTTGGCGCTTGGCTTAGTCGTAGTAGTTACGGGTGAGTTGAATGACCTATAGCTATTTTTAGTACACACAGAAAGCAGATTGTACTTTGTTTTTTGCGGCTTGATCCGGGTTTCAGCAACTCCAGTTTCCTATGTTTTGATTTCTAGTCACAGactcaattttaaattgttcatAAATGGATACATCCAAACTCTTTCTGTTTTAAATCAATTCTCTAAAGCATTGTTACCAATATAACTTTCTAAtgataatactataattttgtttgtatatttccAGCATTACTTAGTATCGGTGTACAAGAATCAACAAAGTTAAACAACGTGTTCACTGGCCTCAACCTAATCACTGTCGTCATTGTCGTCGTCGCTGGAGCCATCTATAGTAAGTATTTCAACAAATATATAGTTTGTTTGGTCTACCAGAGTAACCGCTAATAACTGGACGCTTAAGTGAAAGCAAAGGGATATTAGAATTTTTGAGCCTCGAGTTATACTGCCTCATGCAGTTGTTACTCAAGAAATCTTGTAACAGTTAATAGCAAGAAAAGCTGGGACAGCTTTTCTTGCTAGAACTTTTGCATAGAATATGCAATACCATGGGGATACTTAATATGCTTTTCTACTCTGCAACTGTAGTAATTATAACTATCAATTATTGACACATACGGTTGATTGTCTGTTTTGTGTGTGATCGCGAAATGGTGAAAGTTATTAGTTTAAGTTAATAATCTGTAGCATCATCTCATTTGAGTGtgtgatatatatttatttattttcaggttATCCTGCCAATTGGAAAATCCACCAAGCCGACATTCCTGAACAATATAAAGCCACAGCCGGTACAGGTGGTTTTGCTCCATTTGGTGTCGCCGGCATCATGGCAGGAGCTGCCAAGTGCTTCTTCGGCTTCATCGGGTTTGACGTCGTGGCGACTACGGGAGAGGAAGCCAAGAACCCTAAGAGAGACATCCCACTGGCCATCATGCTGTCACTCCTCATAGTGTTTCTGTCATACTTCAGTATTTCAACTGTCTTGACTATGATGCTGCCATATTATATGCAGGTCAGTTGATTGATAGTAAGCCCTCGATTCAGTATTTTAAGCTAGCTATTATGTTGAATCAAATGCAGCTGCAATTCCAAGACGTGCACCATCAACTTTATGGTCcgagtaaaattaatataaaacctcttttttatattgtatttccAACAGTGTTTGAAGAAATGAAGATTCAAATGCATATTGAACACAAAGCCTAACTCCTCCCGCATTTCAGGAGACGAGACATGTAGAAAGatagtaacgggttaaaatAATCACCGCTACATAAGCTTGTTTAAAAGTTGAATAAGAGAAAACTCTACACAAAAGTGTAACGTAGTTATACTCTACACTACGTTTGAGCAATACCTCAACTccacaaatgtattttatatattgttcTTCTTTCTAGGACGAAGAAGCCCCTTTCCCCCACGCGTTCACGATGGTTGGTCTGACCACTATCAAATGGATCGTCACCATCGGCGCCATCTTTGCTCTCTGCACGTCACTGCTCACCGCCATCTACGCGCTGCCCAGGGTGATATACGCCATGGCTACTGACGGTCTACTGTTCAGACCTCTTGCTGCTATCAACTCGAAGACTAAGACGCCGTTGACTGCTACTGTACTTAGTGGAGCTATGGCTGGTAAGGAAATAACTATTTGGTTGTTTAAGAATTATATTTGGTATTGTTGACAAATACTGACTCTGTGGTGTTGTCAGTATTGTGTAGGACTGCTGCTCGTGAGGCCTCCGATTCGATTCCCGGATCAGGCGAAGTGCTATTGGCTTTTCTAATTTCTACTGTATAATTCACAACGATAGCCCGGAGTTAAGCAATATGCCCGGCAATAGGCTCGTACATGGGGTATATGGGACTACCACTGTAAATGGCGAAATGCGGATGTATTCCATAACTATCTGCCTTCACTTTCGGGTGGAACAGTATAAAGTAtccaaataaaagaaataaataatataaattgagcATTGGTTAAAGGCTTCCGTTTTAGCATGATATTCATTTAGTTGTTTATTTCCTCAGGAATTCTGACTACAATCTTCAATCTGAACCAGTTGATAGACCTGATGTCCATCGGTACTCTATTGGCGTATATTATAGTCGCTATAAGCGTGCTTGTTATGAGGTAATTTTATTCAGTTCGTAATGACTGTTCTATTTTGTCAACCTATAGGTCACcctgtaaatgtatttatttggcTTCGAATTACTTATGACATTAAAacttattcaataataaatatcgattgctaatttcattgattgtttaaagttttaattggaAGTCATGTGTTACACTCCTTAGGGCTCTACTTTGACATAAGAGGGAATAAAAGTACGCTATACAAACCCTACAGCCAAAGGATCCACTAAAAATGAGATACTTTCGACAAGGTTCAATCCCcgtacttttaattatttgtttttttttttattttcagatataaaaatattaaacctgTGACGAGAGAAGTTGTGGTTGATACGAAACTAAGAGCGAGGAAATCAAACTTACTGTGTTCTAAATATCCGACAAAACTCACTTTTATTATGGCTAAAATTGTCATGGCTTTATcttgtaagtacttatttttatattatgtataataattatgtataataatgctTGCATTTAACAAAACTTGTGTTGTTATGCTGTGTACTACAGAACATCCATCCAACTTTTAATTGCATGTGTGGGTAGAACATTGAGTTTCTGTCAAACGTATtaagaagtttattttagtactgAATCTGctctgaaataaaatttaaagatacTTTGTATAATCAAAGCCTTTTTAAGTgctaaatcttatttaaaaattcctACGTTACGTCTTAATTATATCCatacaaaaagttaaaaatataaacagacaGGGTTAAGAATGACCACTTATTTCTCAACAGTCTATCCGAGCTAGAAATCTCGTGACATACCAGCACTATACGCTAAAACGCATTTGCAGCTGTATCTTTTGATACCTTGTTTGTTCAACAGTAATAATGGCGATAGCAGCATGCGCCTTACTGCGGTGGGAGCAGTCAGCAGTGGCGCTGGGAGTGCTCGGAGCCTTACTACTGGCCTCGCTGGTAGTTTTGTACCTGCAGCCCATGAACGATGTGGAGAACCTTACTTTTTCAGTAAATAATCTCTTTTATTATTCGATCAGTGATAATCGATTGCTCTGAGACTTAAGCATACACCTTTCATGCAAGTGGTTTGAAATGGTTTGGCACACCGATTACTTTTCGTTGACTTGTTCTTGTGATGATGAAACCTTTCGTACCTCAGAGCCTCTTTAAGACAAATTGTCTCAGCATACAAATTCTAaaaaaccgcacttggccagtatGATGGACTCGAGGCCTAGCTTCTCCCTCCTTCTGGAAGGAGATCCTGCCCGGCAGTCGGACagcagttatttttaatttattttatattgcaacCTGACGCCTGAACTAAAATCTTGTTTGCAGGTACCGTGGGTCCCGCTAGTACCATACATAAGCGTGTGCATCAACGTTTACTTAATGTTACAACTTGACTATCAGACGTGGATACGATTTGTCGTATGGGTCATTATTGGTATGTAACACATTATTTACAATCAATTTTATAGATTGAATATTTTGTCCTCCACTTTGGCATATCAATGGTTTATCAGTAGACATCGATTGTTAGTCGTTAATTTACCAATGGCAGGTGATGTGCAATGCGAAGGTGAATTTTTAGACCctgaaaataacattaacaCGGCATGTTTCTGTACCTACAACATTATTCCTCCAACCAGTACTTAAGatgatatttctattttatgacGAATAACACAATACTTAAAATCCTGTAAGGTAGGTTTACGTCGGTATAAAAAGAACCAAATTGGATCTCACAAACACTCGATCGTAATTTGGCTAAAGTTGCTTACGAAATATTCGGACTATTCCGACATACTCATTCACTGTACTCACCCTTAAATGCACtatttgatataaatttaaGCTGATTTCTTTCAGGATACATTATATACTTCTTCTATGGTATCAAACACAGTACAGTTGTAGAACAGCCTGAAGAAGAAGTAAGTGAAGCCGGCCAAGAAGACAAAATCAGTGGGATTGTCATGATTTCTAGTCATATAGGGTGAAATGTTATATGTTATAGAAGAATATTAGTGCGATTTGAAAgactttgatattaaataaactcTGAGAACAATAAACGATGTTGTTTGAAGAGAAAATGTACgtttttagtgttatttttaaccTTCATACCTTTACTTAAGAATGGAACGAGAATATATAGGTGGGAGGATATGGGAGATATTGCGGCGTAAttctttgatttaattaaaatgttcaatattGCTTTTCATGTTGacaaattaatcattattttaaatattcacagatttaattattttaagaatatttacacCTTAAAGCcaactataatataatcatatatatttttgcagGCGGATAAAATCTATgccataaattaaaataaaaagcaaaatgaCAGAcgaatttacataatttttcagTAATTAGATCCGAGACATAAATTCTGAATGAAATCGTCACGAACTGTTATCAAAACATCTTgtgaaaactatttatttaaaacttaaagttAAGCTCACAATTTATAACCATAAGATAAAGAGTGTCGGTTATTCCAAATCCAAAACATGTGTGATCACTAAAACTAGTTATATTTGAAgcattcattcatacatatttaagtaggtatatttatttattaattaaaacaatatataacaGTAGTTATTATTGTAAAGAGAACACGAGACTTTTTctagtttacatacatacatatataacatcacgcctacAACGCGCTAGGAATAGTGGACAAAACTGTACGAAATTCACTTTACCTTATTCCTGGCTACCTTGATTAGAAGAGACCAATATCTCTTTTTATGACCCGGGAATCGGATTCGAGACATTGTGATCAGCTCTTGTATAAACTAAGGCAGTAAAAGAGCATTTCTTGATTTAAAAGGTTTATTATACCTAGGAGGCTAACACGTATTTCATTCAATTGacagctatttgaaagccactatgctatacattgttttctctcttagattacaGTGATTGACACGTTACTTCTAGGCAGCAATGTACtgtatagtgaccatcaatttgacgtacattaGATATCAACTAAGATACGTATACAGATTATTATTAGACGAGTATTTTTCCAAAATGGGCGTATTTAATTACCAGTATTGTTACATCATTCACAGTAAATCATGTGGCCACGCTACAATTTCAtgcaaaatattacaataaaatataagtctttatattaacaaagattatgttttatttgcagTCATCAACCAGAGAGTCTAAACAAACAGTGATTTTGAAAACATCTGTCTCATATCTTTTAATAGATTTCGGTAGAGTTGTCTAATGGTTAACGTCTAACTTTGATTGTCGCCTACCCGCATTGACCCTATTCTTTGAAAAGAATCTATGGATAAATATTATCAGTaccaaaaactttttaaatttctatttttCAGTAAACACAAAAGAATTTGAACTTGTGTTACGAAGATGTTTGACAagttgtatgaatgtgaatgtaGCAtgagaagtttgtagggatcgtagtaAGTAGCGTTCTttaatctctgcctacccctatgaaaaaatgcgtgattttatgtatgtttctaTGTTGCGTAATCACGTATAATGTCGATTGTCGAGAAACCTCgtgttatttgtgtatttaaagAATACATTTAGTTATTGAAAGAGTCTGTTATATCGCAAAACCTTAGAAATGTTTTCTATATTGTCAAACTTAATATACCTTgatatactttaaaaatatatcttgcaACACCTTAAGAGGCgtagaaaataaagaaattatttcaatgGTTTCATATTCCAGGTTATTTATGAAATTCAACTACTTACCTAATTAATCGATACTGACTGAAAATATGATTAACGCCCAAATGTCAATGGAggaataattatgtttaaaacaaaaaaataaatttgggGACAGATTAAGTAGATGATTGCCACTGGCGGATTTGGACTTTAGGAGATTCCCAAAATAAGCCCCTTTTATGGCTCACAAATAAATACACGGGATAAGCCAGaagcagttttatttatattatgatcCGAAAGTTTGGATGGATGTTAAGAAGCCGACTTCGTCATATTTGGAAgtaaggctaagctgatataccccagtttctgagatacatttagcggtagtttttttGTTACCAAATCACACCTACAGAACGGAATCTGATGAAATTTAGTTAacagatagcttataacctagattaGACTAGGAGAAGTTACAAGCAGagactagtaaataaataatttcaaggACAAAGCAGTTCAAACCCTAAATCGAAATGCGGGTTCTATCAATGGATACTATTGGATTGAAAAGCAAATAGAAGGCTGATTTCATCAGCTATTTGTTCTAAGATTAGCAACtttgtttaaaactattagTTGAGATAATGAGACGTTCATATTGTAGTGGCACTCATTAATCATTATTGTGTGGTACTGTTTAGTTACATATTGTTTAGAGAGGTGAGTttcagttgttttattttctggtTATAAGCAGTTTtataaggtacctgcgggtattaaggcctgtcgggtaataaggcctaaataacaaaaaacgtacgaaatacagtagtagacgatcaagattacagtcacacaagctcagagcgtatacgagtcgctgcaaagtggcggacgcactcttgcacttctccccccgcaaatatcgtcgaaatcattcagaagtgcggttcagcagcacgaattataaaaattgactctagtaaaacgtaagttgtttagaaaatatcatatttacaaacctgtattgactgtccgcttattaattaacgtatgcttgtccgtagattaccgttttaagagacttgtagttataaaaaatatattattattcttttctgtaaataggtggttggcggatattaaggcctataaaattttacaataggccttattatactcctatttttttaactgctatataagtaggagcgtgtttttaaaatgtttgttagtgagtagtatatacgtagtttatattttcaatttatttattattgttttcagtgcttacagtcacgatgcctcccaaacaagcattgtggtcagaaggcgaatctgacaaaaataaatcacaaaaaaaaattatcggtacggtcatgcttgcaaagaagatagaatggatgatgcaatgaggcaatgttcgcgatgcttcaagtggtaccacgaagaatgtgtcggtttgactgcagaatatactgatgattttcaatgtcctgatggatgcgaataaggacaatttatttaatttattaagactacaatgctttctattgccttatgttaatgattattgatgtcaagaatactaatttacttagtttaagttgatttttgaatagtttatagtataggcctttttaccctaccctattataataaggcctaaagacagcgtttttttaaaagtgatataatgttttagttttaagctttagaagctattttttgtttaaactcggtagtaatataagtacatgactgattattataaaaactggttgattatattggatattcttcattttattacaaatctcccttagctaggccttaatacccgcgggtaccttattGTGTTGACATTCATTTATTTCGAATATATTTGTTAACAATCGTAGCAAAATTGTCTTTGAAGCTATGCGCTcgtgttattttaaagtaacctaTTGAACtgagttttaatgaaactttttaTTAGTGAAATAAGTGTTAATAAAGGGCTATATTTCTGAGTTTAATCCGTTCACACAAACGACAAAATTTTGCAACTTCTAAAATATAGCAAAGGTATTTAGTGGTAGCTTTATTTTCAGTAGTATAATCGTTTTTAAATTAGCGCGTtttagcaaacaaacaaatcatcTCTTCCCTTATATtgatttatctaaaaatatcttcattaATGCTTCAGTTACAAAATTACCGACAGTTCCTCTTTCGTTACGTCAGTGGTTAAAGTTATGCGTTGATAAGTAATCAAGAACGACAGTTTCTCATTGCATTAATTAgctgttataattatatagctAGTTTACGAACAAGGACGTATGTAACGTAATTTCTTAATCTAGTTAGGTTAGATGGTTTTCAACTTGACAATCATGAATATCtttgtgtaaattaaaattgatacaaTTAAATCCGGTTTTATTCGCGTCGGCTCAAggattttttatcaaaaacttatTTCTGTTTACCACgaataatattcttttacaaaacTTGTGCACACTGCCATATTCAAAGTACAACACTCGAAAAGTCAAAAATAcgcgtaataatattattgaaaaaagttAACACGTTTATTAAGAAGGGTAAATTTAAGGTTTTCCACTAGTTACAGGCCTCTCTGCAACTAGCCAAAGAACACGGTTCGAGGCTAAGAACAATTATCACTTCATGCACGTAGACGTCAATGCATCATACAAACCATTTAATACACGTTCCGTTTTCACATTTCTTTTCCACTACTGAGCTAGTGTTATTGGCTTTAGCTTAAGCCCATAATAGCCGAGATAAGCCCAGGCTTAGCACTATAGACTTACTGAGATAACCTTCTCGTCATACTATAAGTATACCGAGAATAGTTTATGTTGTCAATTAAAGTTTATAGTCTTAGTGTTTGTTATACACATAACTTCTTTATCAGTTGTAAGAGACAGGTGTTATGTAGTTATGCAAAAATAGGGAAAAGATAAATGCAGGCGAAAACGTTTTGATGGCAGTGCGTTCTGTGTAAAATACTTTCTTTCGTTGTTAGGCTACGAATACTTCAGGAATTCCGATCTTATGTAAGCTAATGTATCTTAAACGTAAACCAATTCACTGCTAAATATGATAATTGTAATATCATATGTTCTTTATAAGATTTAAAAGGGCAGTGATTTTACAAACACCTCTTTCTGTTTTTCCTTTCAAATAAAGGGTAAATATAACTATCCCAAATAGACTTAGTAGTTTGTATACGTACATTGTCATTACAGACAGCCATCTTGGGTCATGAACTAACAGAGGCAATTAGAAAAATTAAGTGGAATCTTGAGCATGAAACTTATGgacttatttttctttcagatGAGCTGCGCCAGGTTATTGTCAGCGTTTCGAAGATGCAAGCAGCTTGACACCAACGACCACACGACTCCTCTCAAGCGATGCCTCGGCATACTGTCCCTGACGGCGCTGGGGACCGGCAGCACCCTCGGTCTAGGGGTGTATGTCCTTGCTGGGGCTGTGGCTAAGACAGTCGCAGGACCTGCTGTTATTGTTAGCTTTCTGATCGCTGGTTTTGCATCGGCTTTAGCTGGTAAGTTCacttttgaaataaactatAGTAGATAGATATTTAAAGTTACTGTCTAGGTGCATTTTATCAGATAATATTTGGCCAAATATAAGTGCTGCGTAAAACATAGCGTTAAAAATAAGTGTTCCACATTTAGAACTATAGAATGCTACAAGAGGTTTTTGTATCCTAAATAACGTATTTAGTTAGCTTTACGAAGCTAGTGATCACTCAACCTATTAACACTAGGGATACATTTTGTCATTTGCACCCACGAACATCAGAATTcgtaataataacttaaaaattactGTGAAGAAAATACATTTGTAGAATTATCGtcctaataattttattatctttcagCACTATGTTACGCAGAATTCGCAGCACGCATTCCAAAAGCAGGTTCAGCATACGTGTACAGTTACGTGAGTGTGGGCGAGTTTGTCGCCTTCACCATCGGCTGGAACCTCATTCTGGAGTACATTATAGGAGGAGCAGGCGTCGCCAAAGGCCTGGCCTTGTATATAGACAGTCTGACTAATTACACCATGGCGACAGCCATGAGATCTGTAGCACCGATGAACATAGTGTTTTTGGCTGACTATCCTGACTTCTTCGCGTTTGCTCTGGTTGCTGCCATGACGGGTAAGAAAGATTATAATTCATTAAGATCAAGAAAAAATGGATTCTTTGGAGTCCCACTGTCGAGAAAAGGCATTTAATTCATTCTTTCACACTTCTTATTTCCGTGCAATCTCTGCGAATGCTCACAAAATCCAATGAAAATCTGATTTACCCACAACTACTATGATTTTTCGACTTTCGCTAATATTTTTCCACATTTTATTTACGTAACAACTTTATGTTTTTGGTTGCAGTATTACTTGGTATCGGCGTGAGTGAGTCAACAACGGTGAACAACTTATTCGTCGGACTGAACGTCTTCACTATGGCTACTGTAGTCATCACTGGTGCTATTTACAGTAAGTATTCCTCGCTCCttacacataatatatcttACTAATAGACGCCGGGTAGACTCTGAATAGTATATAGTGTTTTGAAACTTACAATCAATTTTGAGACTGTATATAAGTGAAAGAAGCCAACACACTGTATGTCTCCTGATGTAATAACAGCTTACACGACGTTAATTGATAAGTCAGAAATAATATTTCGCGTTTAACTCAAAACCTGCCGGACGGGACTACCGGACCGGCTTTAACCCTTCTCTAATAAACGAAGATGTCCGTACCCAGCGgagaatgtataaaaaaaaatagagaattgacttatttatataattgcTTTTACAGGTGACCCAAACAACTGGAAGATAGATCCAGCAAACATTCCCGAGGAATACAAATCGGTCGCGGGAGAAGGTGGTTTTGCTCCATTTGGCGTCGCCGGCATCATGGCAGGAGCTGCCAAGTGCTTCTATGGTTATATCGGCTTTGACTGCCTAGCGACGTGTGGAGAAGAAGCCAAGAACCCTAAGAGAGACATACCCTGGTCCATGGTGTTGGCGCCAATATTGGTGTTCCTGGCTTACTTCAGTATCTCGACTGTTTTGACTATGATGCTACCTTATTATATGcaggtaaattaattaaaacaaatgtcCATGTTAGGAAATAtctataatgtattttattaatatcataatgtattttaacttatttttttaaactgttctCTTGATGGTATCAAAGgtcatcaaatattttataaactgacCTTATGGCTTGTCTATTTGGGCTTTCTTTATATTAAACCTATTCTTTGCTGGAAAATGGTACAACAGTATACCAT
This genomic stretch from Anticarsia gemmatalis isolate Benzon Research Colony breed Stoneville strain chromosome 13, ilAntGemm2 primary, whole genome shotgun sequence harbors:
- the LOC142977622 gene encoding cationic amino acid transporter 3-like → MRCSRIFSALGRCKQIDTNDDATPLKRCLSLLDLTALGTGSTLGLGVYVLAGAVAKDVAGPAVTISFLVAAVASALSALSYAEFAARVPKAGSAYVYSYVSVGEFIAFTIGWNLILEYVIGTAGIAKGMALYIDSLFNNTMERRMIEIAPIHVSFLDDYPDFLALGLVVVVTALLSIGVQESTKLNNVFTGLNLITVVIVVVAGAIYSYPANWKIHQADIPEQYKATAGTGGFAPFGVAGIMAGAAKCFFGFIGFDVVATTGEEAKNPKRDIPLAIMLSLLIVFLSYFSISTVLTMMLPYYMQDEEAPFPHAFTMVGLTTIKWIVTIGAIFALCTSLLTAIYALPRVIYAMATDGLLFRPLAAINSKTKTPLTATVLSGAMAGILTTIFNLNQLIDLMSIGTLLAYIIVAISVLVMRYKNIKPVTREVVVDTKLRARKSNLLCSKYPTKLTFIMAKIVMALSLIMAIAACALLRWEQSAVALGVLGALLLASLVVLYLQPMNDVENLTFSVPWVPLVPYISVCINVYLMLQLDYQTWIRFVVWVIIGYIIYFFYGIKHSTVVEQPEEEVSEAGQEDKISGIVMISSHIG
- the LOC142977625 gene encoding high affinity cationic amino acid transporter 1-like isoform X1, translating into MAMSCARLLSAFRRCKQLDTNDHTTPLKRCLGILSLTALGTGSTLGLGVYVLAGAVAKTVAGPAVIVSFLIAGFASALAALCYAEFAARIPKAGSAYVYSYVSVGEFVAFTIGWNLILEYIIGGAGVAKGLALYIDSLTNYTMATAMRSVAPMNIVFLADYPDFFAFALVAAMTVLLGIGVSESTTVNNLFVGLNVFTMATVVITGAIYSDPNNWKIDPANIPEEYKSVAGEGGFAPFGVAGIMAGAAKCFYGYIGFDCLATCGEEAKNPKRDIPWSMVLAPILVFLAYFSISTVLTMMLPYYMQDADAPFPYVFTLTGLTAIKWIVSIGAIFALCTSMIGAMFPLPRVLYAMGSDGVLFRSFAAINPKTKTPLFATIVSGLFAAILTTIFNLDQLIDMMSIGTLLAYTIVATSVLVLRYDNEDAEGQEQPAIKPPTETASNVNLLGAKLPTERSAIIAKVSITVFFVVALVTCALMMLDNMVIPLSILGAILLALTVLLYMQPKNNVDKLYFSVPLVPIIPYVSVFINLYLMMQLDYQTWVRFVIWLIIGYLIYFFYGVKHSSLNVEPVINNGLKEGKRDDTKV
- the LOC142977625 gene encoding high affinity cationic amino acid transporter 1-like isoform X2, with amino-acid sequence MSCARLLSAFRRCKQLDTNDHTTPLKRCLGILSLTALGTGSTLGLGVYVLAGAVAKTVAGPAVIVSFLIAGFASALAALCYAEFAARIPKAGSAYVYSYVSVGEFVAFTIGWNLILEYIIGGAGVAKGLALYIDSLTNYTMATAMRSVAPMNIVFLADYPDFFAFALVAAMTVLLGIGVSESTTVNNLFVGLNVFTMATVVITGAIYSDPNNWKIDPANIPEEYKSVAGEGGFAPFGVAGIMAGAAKCFYGYIGFDCLATCGEEAKNPKRDIPWSMVLAPILVFLAYFSISTVLTMMLPYYMQDADAPFPYVFTLTGLTAIKWIVSIGAIFALCTSMIGAMFPLPRVLYAMGSDGVLFRSFAAINPKTKTPLFATIVSGLFAAILTTIFNLDQLIDMMSIGTLLAYTIVATSVLVLRYDNEDAEGQEQPAIKPPTETASNVNLLGAKLPTERSAIIAKVSITVFFVVALVTCALMMLDNMVIPLSILGAILLALTVLLYMQPKNNVDKLYFSVPLVPIIPYVSVFINLYLMMQLDYQTWVRFVIWLIIGYLIYFFYGVKHSSLNVEPVINNGLKEGKRDDTKV